The following are encoded in a window of Halosolutus halophilus genomic DNA:
- a CDS encoding alpha-amylase family glycosyl hydrolase — MTDRSDPETTGRSNEPTSDQRFRPDGGGHESKREFESGDGSHHPGPPRFVTVDDGIGNPNGREMETRDDLAPWNPDADGEYEWAVVDAPLGSSAEPTDEPIAAFEPDVPGEYTLALEAPDGTHELTVRAFPAEDEADPRPQASLDAAVEGDRVELSATATIAGGADDDLEIEYYVDDRDDAEIRSDGTIAIEDVTDRVRVYAVAVGDRHSVPDAIELVPADGDDGRRSEESDASVRVEHPFEPPAWVEDAIVYEIFTRRFPDQDEPTFETIADRLDHLDRLGIDVLWLTPFLEAESGFGTPTEHGGPHGYNTRDYFGVDPDLGTMADFEALVEACHDRDIRVVFDLVINHTADTHPFYEAAVDESHPDHERYRDWYRWEDVEARDPDTYFGWDGIPNLDHGNPEVREYLLDVVDFWAGTVDGFRTDVAWGVPLSFWTEISDRLTGTDDEFFLLDETLPSDVEMGGPRFHMHHDDVLHDTLEAIGESVAGVSGDAHDDGNPSDGEEDAVADEFTDSGVDVDGAEAILDAIDERARRGSHPDSEWLLYVENHDTVRYLAEYGRDAQRAAGAVTFTMPGSPMLYQGQETGLGNRRDPMNWGAFDEELLAFYERLLEIRQAEPALRSDAALERIPYEADTDHAVAFARSAPGSGRRVIVAIHFGEGAASVAIEESIDGTDLLTGDAVLDPETGTIVVDSVAVLEAARPGRGSRSE; from the coding sequence ATGACCGATCGATCCGATCCCGAGACGACCGGCCGATCGAACGAACCGACGAGCGACCAGCGATTCCGGCCCGACGGCGGAGGTCACGAATCGAAGCGGGAGTTCGAGAGCGGTGACGGCTCGCACCATCCGGGACCGCCGCGGTTCGTCACCGTCGACGACGGTATCGGCAACCCGAATGGACGCGAGATGGAGACGCGTGACGACCTCGCGCCGTGGAACCCGGACGCCGACGGCGAGTACGAGTGGGCCGTCGTCGACGCGCCGCTGGGATCCAGCGCAGAGCCGACCGACGAGCCGATCGCGGCGTTCGAACCCGACGTCCCGGGTGAGTACACGCTCGCGCTCGAGGCCCCCGACGGAACTCACGAATTGACGGTTCGAGCCTTTCCAGCCGAAGACGAAGCCGATCCCCGACCGCAGGCGTCGCTCGACGCGGCGGTCGAGGGCGATCGGGTCGAACTCTCGGCGACCGCGACGATCGCCGGCGGCGCCGACGACGACCTCGAGATCGAGTACTACGTCGACGACCGCGACGACGCAGAGATCCGATCGGACGGGACGATCGCGATCGAGGACGTGACCGATCGAGTGCGAGTCTACGCCGTCGCGGTCGGCGATCGGCACTCCGTCCCCGACGCGATCGAACTCGTGCCCGCGGACGGTGACGACGGGCGCAGGAGCGAGGAGAGCGACGCATCGGTTCGCGTCGAGCACCCGTTCGAGCCGCCTGCGTGGGTCGAGGACGCGATCGTCTACGAGATCTTCACCAGACGGTTCCCCGACCAGGACGAGCCGACCTTCGAGACGATCGCCGATCGGCTCGACCACCTCGATCGGCTCGGGATCGACGTGCTCTGGCTGACGCCGTTTCTCGAGGCCGAGAGCGGATTCGGGACGCCCACGGAGCACGGTGGCCCCCACGGCTACAACACGCGGGACTACTTCGGCGTCGACCCGGACCTCGGGACGATGGCCGACTTCGAGGCGCTGGTCGAGGCCTGTCACGATCGCGACATACGGGTCGTCTTCGACCTCGTGATCAACCACACGGCGGACACCCACCCGTTCTACGAGGCCGCCGTCGACGAGTCCCACCCGGACCACGAGCGGTACCGCGACTGGTACCGGTGGGAGGACGTTGAGGCGCGCGATCCGGACACCTACTTCGGCTGGGATGGAATTCCGAACCTCGACCACGGCAACCCCGAGGTGCGGGAGTACCTGCTCGACGTCGTCGACTTCTGGGCCGGGACGGTCGACGGCTTCCGGACGGACGTCGCCTGGGGTGTCCCGTTGAGTTTCTGGACGGAGATTTCCGATCGGCTGACGGGGACGGACGACGAGTTCTTCCTGCTGGACGAGACGCTCCCCTCCGACGTCGAGATGGGGGGTCCCCGATTCCACATGCACCACGACGACGTCCTCCACGACACGCTCGAAGCGATCGGCGAGTCGGTAGCCGGTGTCAGCGGCGACGCTCACGACGACGGTAATCCCAGCGACGGCGAAGAGGACGCCGTCGCGGACGAATTCACGGATTCCGGCGTCGACGTCGACGGGGCCGAGGCGATCCTCGACGCGATCGACGAGCGGGCACGCCGGGGTTCCCACCCCGACTCGGAGTGGCTGCTGTACGTCGAGAATCACGACACTGTTCGGTACCTCGCGGAGTACGGGCGGGACGCACAGCGGGCCGCGGGTGCTGTCACGTTCACCATGCCCGGTTCCCCGATGCTCTACCAGGGTCAGGAGACGGGGCTGGGAAACCGCCGCGACCCGATGAACTGGGGCGCGTTCGACGAGGAGTTGCTCGCGTTCTACGAGCGATTGCTCGAGATCCGACAGGCGGAGCCGGCACTGCGATCCGACGCCGCCCTCGAGCGGATCCCCTACGAGGCCGACACCGATCACGCCGTGGCGTTCGCCCGATCGGCTCCCGGGTCCGGTCGGCGGGTGATCGTCGCGATCCACTTCGGAGAGGGCGCCGCGTCGGTGGCGATCGAGGAGTCGATCGACGGGACGGATCTGCTGACCGGCGACGCCGTTCTCGATCCCGAAACCGGTACCATCGTAGTCGACAGCGTCGCGGTCCTCGAAGCCGCACGTCCCGGTCGCGGATCGCGATCCGAGTAA
- a CDS encoding MarR family transcriptional regulator has translation MTDVATSRRDDVPADLPPSAKYVIFVLEESGGSITRSQLQERTDLADRTPDRALDRFESVGIVRRDRDADDLRFVRIEFDASVDTLRE, from the coding sequence GTGACTGACGTCGCCACCTCCCGTCGCGACGACGTTCCAGCGGACCTCCCGCCCAGTGCCAAGTACGTCATCTTCGTCCTCGAGGAGAGTGGTGGATCGATCACCCGGTCGCAACTCCAGGAGCGAACCGATCTCGCCGATCGGACGCCCGATCGAGCACTCGATCGGTTCGAATCCGTGGGGATAGTCCGTCGCGATCGTGACGCTGACGACCTGCGTTTCGTCCGGATCGAGTTCGATGCCTCTGTTGATACACTCAGAGAGTGA
- a CDS encoding GNAT family N-acetyltransferase — protein sequence MELIEATVEDLDALVSRWYSLAKAMEAYDELNALSYANIDEVSDEGFRTHLDEEEIADHLIVHEDETIGFVTLREGHHPSRQYSHYLRIVNLAIDEDHRNRGHGTEVVERVKEMARDRDCDHLKVSCEWQNEDARRFYHDTGFRPKQVDYAQPLE from the coding sequence ATGGAACTCATCGAAGCCACCGTTGAGGACCTCGACGCACTCGTCAGTCGTTGGTATTCCCTCGCAAAGGCGATGGAAGCGTACGACGAACTGAATGCACTTTCCTACGCGAATATCGACGAAGTCTCCGATGAGGGCTTCCGTACTCATCTCGACGAAGAGGAAATCGCTGACCACCTTATCGTCCACGAGGACGAGACCATCGGTTTTGTCACACTCCGCGAGGGCCATCATCCCTCCCGACAGTACTCGCACTATCTCCGCATCGTGAACCTTGCTATCGACGAAGACCACCGGAACCGAGGTCACGGTACAGAAGTCGTTGAGCGCGTGAAGGAGATGGCCCGCGACCGGGATTGCGACCATCTCAAGGTTTCCTGTGAGTGGCAAAACGAGGACGCACGCCGATTCTACCACGACACGGGGTTCCGGCCGAAGCAAGTCGACTATGCGCAACCATTAGAGTGA
- a CDS encoding PQQ-binding-like beta-propeller repeat protein: MRRRTLLVGASAGIVAPLTGCLGDGEDPGNDADGTTDGLTGEWQQFQANAAHTGATTAAGPDGGGRVRWWSDTTGISTSPVIEGGTVYVGSGLRNQSVLAFDQATGERQWRAPIGDDIERALAVGDGTVYASASGVYALDAESGEQEWMDRIDTTRGVALDGDTVFASAGGGGPIVALEADSGEERWRRDIHTLTAPTVADGRVFAVGNDNLVAIDAESGDTEWEETIDRAGSPPTVADGMVFTATRGDLFAYDAATGAREWTLDGSFRGTDIATIDGTIYLAGRQQEGEEWISRALAVDAATGDVEWSRDDDGLGAGSVVVTGEIVYVATRYRVYALDRGTGDIEWWLRFQWPVGSPAVANGTLYVSVGGRLLAIESGDGRAGVWKSDAEPIPDRDATPPEPTYAESDFPFGMNGFDVDAEWDVSVDEDAPVDISFVIEGDRIDADEHVSVTLAVTNDGDEPLGFTTGAPEPFGIFRLSDENRDHGLVAWTSAYEESGHVHTTPHRGVGMVNSIALSTEIPPGETVSETYTLSDETHGIRPGSYEFSVAQLLRPAEGRNDHDGWEFEVTGAVELAACGTDEGDIVHELAVADEVDLPEAFMGEFTVDVLEPVTDTHPGLIEITFENVTDERSLIASMRRWPFGSYVGLGPGGRRLVLLPAETFAPGFVDRTDAGWWEPAFLPHESIARGGSTTAYDPGETSTSQFIVTTHPETDDPRDGDGYAFEQGFGDDDVDVTWGFALSTLEPDG; this comes from the coding sequence ATGCGACGAAGGACGCTCCTCGTCGGAGCATCTGCCGGGATCGTGGCCCCGTTAACCGGGTGTCTCGGTGACGGCGAAGATCCCGGTAATGACGCTGACGGCACAACAGATGGACTGACCGGTGAATGGCAGCAGTTCCAAGCCAACGCCGCCCACACCGGGGCGACGACCGCGGCCGGTCCGGATGGTGGCGGGCGGGTACGGTGGTGGAGCGACACGACAGGGATCTCCACCAGCCCGGTCATCGAGGGCGGGACGGTATACGTCGGCAGTGGCCTCCGCAACCAGTCCGTCTTGGCGTTCGATCAGGCCACCGGCGAACGGCAATGGCGAGCACCGATCGGCGACGATATCGAACGTGCGCTCGCGGTCGGGGACGGAACCGTCTATGCATCCGCGAGCGGCGTGTACGCGCTTGACGCCGAGTCGGGCGAGCAAGAGTGGATGGACCGCATCGATACGACGCGCGGCGTCGCCCTCGACGGGGACACCGTTTTTGCCTCCGCCGGTGGAGGGGGCCCGATCGTCGCGCTCGAGGCCGACAGCGGTGAGGAGCGCTGGCGCCGCGACATCCACACTCTGACGGCACCGACCGTGGCCGACGGTCGCGTCTTCGCAGTCGGAAACGACAACTTGGTCGCGATCGACGCTGAGAGCGGCGACACTGAGTGGGAGGAGACGATCGACCGCGCCGGCAGCCCCCCTACCGTCGCAGACGGGATGGTCTTCACCGCCACGCGCGGGGATCTATTCGCCTACGACGCCGCGACCGGCGCACGCGAGTGGACGCTCGATGGGAGCTTCCGCGGAACTGACATCGCGACGATCGATGGGACGATCTACCTTGCGGGCCGGCAACAGGAGGGCGAGGAGTGGATATCGCGGGCACTCGCGGTGGATGCGGCGACAGGGGACGTCGAATGGAGTCGGGACGACGATGGCCTCGGAGCCGGGAGCGTCGTCGTCACCGGCGAGATCGTCTACGTCGCCACCCGTTACCGCGTGTACGCCCTCGATCGCGGGACGGGAGATATCGAGTGGTGGCTTCGGTTCCAGTGGCCGGTGGGCAGCCCCGCCGTCGCTAACGGGACCCTGTACGTGAGCGTGGGCGGCCGTTTGCTGGCGATCGAGTCGGGGGACGGCCGCGCCGGTGTGTGGAAGTCGGATGCAGAGCCGATCCCGGACCGCGACGCTACCCCGCCGGAGCCGACCTACGCCGAGAGCGACTTCCCGTTCGGCATGAACGGCTTCGACGTCGATGCGGAGTGGGACGTCTCGGTGGACGAGGACGCCCCCGTAGACATCTCGTTCGTGATTGAGGGCGATCGGATCGACGCAGACGAGCACGTGTCGGTGACCCTCGCCGTGACGAACGACGGTGACGAGCCGCTGGGGTTCACCACCGGCGCGCCGGAGCCGTTCGGGATCTTCAGGCTCAGCGACGAGAATCGGGATCACGGCCTCGTCGCGTGGACCTCGGCGTACGAGGAGAGCGGTCACGTGCACACGACTCCCCACCGCGGGGTCGGGATGGTGAACAGCATCGCCCTGTCGACCGAGATTCCGCCCGGCGAGACGGTGAGCGAGACCTACACGCTCTCGGACGAGACCCACGGCATCCGGCCGGGATCGTACGAATTCTCCGTCGCACAGCTCCTGCGGCCGGCGGAGGGCCGGAACGATCACGACGGATGGGAGTTCGAGGTGACGGGAGCGGTCGAACTCGCGGCGTGCGGAACGGACGAGGGCGATATCGTCCACGAGCTTGCGGTCGCGGACGAGGTTGACCTCCCGGAGGCGTTCATGGGCGAGTTCACGGTCGACGTCCTCGAACCGGTCACCGACACCCACCCGGGCCTGATCGAGATCACGTTCGAGAACGTCACGGACGAGCGGTCGCTGATCGCGTCGATGCGCCGCTGGCCCTTCGGCTCGTACGTCGGCCTCGGTCCCGGGGGCCGCCGGCTGGTCCTCCTGCCCGCGGAGACATTCGCACCAGGGTTCGTCGACCGCACCGACGCCGGCTGGTGGGAGCCCGCCTTCCTCCCACACGAATCGATCGCTCGTGGCGGGAGCACGACGGCGTACGATCCCGGCGAGACGAGTACCTCGCAGTTTATCGTCACCACCCACCCCGAGACGGACGATCCGCGCGATGGCGACGGATACGCGTTCGAACAGGGGTTCGGCGACGACGACGTCGACGTGACGTGGGGGTTCGCGCTGTCGACGCTCGAGCCGGACGGGTAA
- a CDS encoding mandelate racemase/muconate lactonizing enzyme family protein, protein MRIDYSQLRDPNAEYTMRDLSAETMGVTRERGGDRDVAITDVQTTMVDGNFPWTLVRIYTDAGIVGTGEAYWGAGAPELIERMTPFLQGENPLDIDRLTEHLVQKMSGEGSIGGVTVTAISGIEVALHDLAGKILDVPAYQLMGGKYRDEVRVYCDCHTEEEADPIACAEEAERVVEELGYDALKFDLDVPSGHEKDRANRHLREPEIAHKVSIVEAVTEAVGSRADVAFDCHWSFSGGSAKRLASALEPYDVWWLEDPVPPENHDVQREVTQSSSTPIAAGENVFRKHGQRRLIENQAVDIIAPDMPKVGGMRETAKIADKADMYYMPVAMHNVASPVATMGSVHVGAAIPNSLAVEYHSYELGWWEDLVEEDVIEDGYVEVPEKPGLGVTLDMDAVAAHMVEGEELFDAA, encoded by the coding sequence ATGAGAATCGATTACTCACAGCTTCGCGACCCGAACGCCGAGTACACGATGCGGGACCTCTCGGCGGAGACGATGGGAGTGACGCGAGAGCGCGGCGGCGACCGGGACGTCGCGATCACGGACGTCCAGACGACGATGGTCGACGGCAACTTCCCGTGGACGCTCGTGCGGATCTATACCGACGCCGGCATCGTCGGCACCGGTGAAGCCTACTGGGGCGCGGGTGCACCCGAACTGATCGAGCGCATGACCCCGTTCCTCCAGGGCGAAAACCCGCTCGACATCGATCGCCTCACGGAGCACCTCGTCCAGAAGATGTCCGGTGAAGGGTCGATCGGCGGCGTCACCGTCACCGCCATCTCGGGCATCGAGGTCGCCCTCCACGACCTCGCCGGCAAGATCCTCGACGTTCCAGCGTACCAGCTGATGGGCGGGAAGTACCGCGACGAGGTCCGCGTCTACTGCGACTGTCACACTGAAGAAGAGGCGGACCCGATCGCCTGCGCCGAGGAAGCCGAACGCGTCGTCGAAGAGTTGGGCTACGACGCGCTGAAGTTCGACCTCGACGTCCCCAGCGGCCACGAGAAAGACCGCGCCAACCGCCACCTTCGAGAGCCGGAAATCGCCCACAAGGTGAGCATCGTCGAGGCGGTCACCGAGGCCGTCGGCTCGCGGGCCGACGTCGCCTTCGACTGCCACTGGTCGTTCTCCGGCGGCAGCGCCAAACGGCTCGCGAGCGCGCTCGAACCCTACGACGTCTGGTGGCTCGAAGACCCCGTCCCGCCGGAGAACCACGACGTCCAGCGCGAGGTCACCCAGTCGTCAAGTACACCGATCGCGGCCGGCGAGAACGTCTTCCGCAAGCACGGCCAGCGTCGGCTGATCGAAAACCAGGCCGTCGACATCATCGCGCCGGACATGCCCAAGGTCGGCGGCATGCGTGAGACGGCGAAAATCGCGGACAAAGCCGACATGTACTACATGCCGGTGGCGATGCACAACGTCGCCTCGCCGGTCGCGACGATGGGCAGCGTCCACGTCGGCGCGGCCATCCCGAACTCGCTCGCGGTGGAGTACCACTCCTACGAACTCGGCTGGTGGGAGGACCTCGTCGAGGAAGACGTCATCGAGGACGGCTACGTCGAGGTCCCCGAAAAGCCGGGACTGGGCGTCACCCTCGATATGGACGCCGTCGCGGCGCACATGGTCGAGGGCGAAGAACTCTTCGACGCGGCGTAA
- a CDS encoding sugar ABC transporter permease: protein MSVRDHVRSWAHRKATWPSRAVATVQNTIHEVRTGRRSPWDVAKTILATSGAIGMLLVLMFPVYWIATASLSQGSSLMSSNGIFADPATYNLDAYYWVILESKFTDALVNSLTVVFVTVTVSMSVIIPGAYALSRRQFVGREKILYFYVVFTQVGAGLSIATLIALYALFVNLGLADNLLILGLFYAAGAIPFNTWLLKTFMDNIPVSYEEAAMVDGASQWQAIREIILPLSKPGLAVVLIFTFLAGWNEFIIAQTLLGPDNYTLSVELYRLVTSGRYETPWTEFAAFAIVFAMPVAIVYFFAQRYVESGLSFGGMEG, encoded by the coding sequence ATGAGCGTTCGCGACCACGTTCGGTCCTGGGCGCACCGGAAGGCCACCTGGCCCAGCCGCGCCGTCGCGACCGTACAGAACACGATCCACGAGGTTCGAACCGGTCGTCGGAGCCCGTGGGACGTCGCCAAGACGATTCTGGCGACGTCGGGAGCGATCGGCATGCTGCTGGTCCTGATGTTCCCGGTGTACTGGATCGCGACGGCCTCGCTCTCGCAGGGCTCGTCGTTGATGTCGTCGAACGGAATCTTCGCCGATCCCGCGACGTACAACCTCGACGCCTACTACTGGGTCATCCTCGAGTCGAAGTTCACGGACGCACTCGTCAATAGCCTGACCGTCGTGTTCGTGACGGTTACCGTCTCCATGTCGGTGATCATCCCCGGAGCGTACGCGCTCTCGCGACGCCAGTTCGTCGGCCGCGAGAAGATCCTGTACTTCTACGTCGTGTTCACGCAGGTCGGGGCGGGGCTCTCGATCGCCACGCTGATCGCGCTGTACGCCCTGTTCGTCAACCTCGGTCTCGCGGACAACCTGTTGATTCTCGGGCTCTTCTACGCGGCCGGTGCGATCCCGTTCAACACCTGGCTGCTGAAGACCTTCATGGACAACATCCCCGTCTCCTACGAGGAGGCGGCGATGGTCGACGGTGCCAGCCAGTGGCAGGCGATCCGCGAGATCATCCTCCCGCTCTCGAAGCCGGGGCTCGCGGTCGTGCTGATCTTCACGTTCCTGGCCGGCTGGAACGAGTTCATCATCGCCCAGACGCTACTGGGCCCGGACAACTACACGCTGTCGGTCGAACTCTACCGGCTCGTGACCAGCGGTCGCTACGAGACGCCCTGGACCGAGTTCGCGGCGTTCGCGATCGTCTTCGCGATGCCGGTCGCGATCGTCTACTTCTTCGCCCAGCGGTACGTCGAGAGCGGGCTCTCCTTCGGCGGCATGGAAGGCTGA
- a CDS encoding class I SAM-dependent methyltransferase has translation MGFGAAHLTGELRDRSAPVVGLDVSRDMLTYARERAPDAGFVQADLGRPLPLDADRGVPAGEPGAARVRGNASERPPSPLRRIRVIVRSSGRTRSQSRRRESSAQPSMPPKESPLSTYRWAKK, from the coding sequence GTGGGCTTCGGGGCCGCCCATCTCACCGGGGAACTGCGGGATCGTAGCGCTCCGGTCGTCGGTCTCGACGTGAGCCGCGACATGCTGACGTACGCCCGGGAACGGGCCCCCGATGCTGGCTTCGTTCAGGCCGACCTCGGACGCCCCCTTCCGCTCGACGCCGACCGCGGAGTACCGGCGGGCGAACCCGGAGCGGCACGAGTACGGGGCAATGCATCCGAACGTCCTCCGTCTCCGCTTCGTCGCATCCGCGTGATCGTCAGATCTTCCGGACGGACCCGAAGCCAGAGCCGGAGAAGAGAATCGAGTGCTCAGCCTTCCATGCCGCCGAAGGAGAGCCCGCTCTCGACGTACCGCTGGGCGAAGAAGTAG
- a CDS encoding helix-turn-helix domain-containing protein, translating to MAKYSTGSSSGGGGTNCELCGAESNSLRRAEVAGAELEVCPDCAPHDDSQTGGRGGQGRRDQSGGSGSSGGSRDETSRKKKAAQNVAKANPVWDGDSQHWEKEGTNYDDDPLPYLVSDYGEVLVEARREAGLQREELADELGAREKDVLAIEQGRATQAGVGGGLIDALEDRLDVELAE from the coding sequence ATGGCCAAGTATTCGACCGGTTCGTCCTCCGGCGGCGGCGGGACGAACTGTGAACTCTGTGGCGCCGAGAGCAACTCGCTGCGACGTGCCGAGGTCGCCGGAGCCGAACTCGAGGTCTGCCCCGACTGTGCGCCCCACGACGACAGTCAAACGGGCGGCCGGGGCGGGCAGGGACGCCGGGACCAGAGCGGCGGTTCCGGGAGTTCCGGCGGCTCCCGAGACGAGACGAGTCGAAAGAAGAAGGCGGCCCAGAACGTCGCGAAGGCGAATCCGGTCTGGGACGGCGACTCCCAACACTGGGAGAAAGAGGGGACGAACTACGACGACGACCCCCTGCCGTACCTCGTCTCCGACTACGGCGAGGTCCTCGTCGAGGCCCGTCGGGAGGCCGGCCTTCAGCGGGAGGAACTCGCGGACGAACTCGGCGCGCGCGAGAAAGACGTCCTCGCGATCGAGCAGGGACGGGCAACCCAGGCGGGCGTCGGCGGCGGCCTGATCGACGCGCTCGAGGATCGACTCGACGTGGAACTCGCCGAGTAG
- a CDS encoding alanyl-tRNA editing protein — protein sequence MSGQRAAAEPYTTRFETEVTAIDGRTVWLETSYFYGESGGQPADRGTIDGVAVADVQHVDGEQGHVLAEEPSFETGQRVLCSIDWSFRMYCMRAHTASHVLYGAGRRLLDDLGYGGFDISDEKVRVDLETSTAIDDETLIELNELVNRAVWESRPVSWEDVPVAEARERDEIAFNEATEEGAFQKGRVRIVTIGSENDNGNGGRPNGTTSGDAGDPWDVAACGGTHVRNTREVGPVTVLGRSNPGEGLTRVELAVGPRAIDRRTTEKRTAYDAKGTLGVAIGDVPDELDRLTDERDALAADLAERERSLVAERLANADPVDRDGETWLTARVGDLPTDTVSDVVREQVGSIAEGGDDEGEVVVAVGGTDDGPPFAVVGATGSRSAAAVLDDLTDEFGGGGGGSETIAQGGGFDATPDELLDAFE from the coding sequence ATGAGTGGGCAACGGGCAGCAGCGGAGCCGTACACGACGCGATTCGAGACGGAAGTGACCGCCATCGACGGGCGGACGGTCTGGCTCGAGACGAGTTACTTCTACGGCGAGAGCGGCGGCCAACCCGCCGACCGCGGAACCATCGACGGCGTCGCGGTCGCGGACGTCCAGCACGTCGACGGCGAACAGGGCCACGTCCTCGCGGAGGAACCGTCGTTCGAGACCGGCCAGCGCGTGCTGTGTTCGATCGACTGGTCGTTCCGGATGTACTGCATGCGGGCTCACACCGCCAGCCACGTCCTCTACGGCGCCGGAAGACGGCTCCTCGACGACCTCGGCTACGGCGGGTTCGACATCAGCGACGAAAAGGTCCGGGTCGACCTGGAGACCAGCACCGCTATCGACGACGAGACGCTGATCGAACTGAACGAACTGGTCAACCGGGCCGTCTGGGAGTCCCGGCCCGTCTCGTGGGAGGACGTGCCCGTCGCGGAGGCGCGCGAGCGCGACGAAATCGCGTTCAACGAGGCGACCGAAGAGGGCGCGTTCCAGAAGGGCCGCGTCCGGATCGTCACGATAGGGAGCGAGAACGACAACGGGAACGGAGGACGGCCGAACGGGACCACCAGCGGCGACGCGGGCGACCCGTGGGACGTCGCCGCCTGTGGCGGGACGCACGTCCGGAACACGCGCGAGGTCGGCCCCGTGACGGTGCTCGGTCGATCGAACCCCGGCGAGGGACTGACGCGGGTCGAACTCGCCGTCGGACCCCGCGCAATCGATCGCCGAACCACCGAGAAACGAACCGCGTACGACGCGAAGGGAACCCTCGGCGTCGCAATCGGGGACGTCCCCGACGAACTCGATCGGCTCACCGACGAACGCGACGCACTCGCTGCGGACCTCGCGGAGCGAGAGCGATCGCTCGTCGCGGAACGGCTCGCGAACGCCGACCCCGTCGATCGTGACGGCGAGACGTGGCTCACGGCGCGGGTCGGTGACCTCCCCACGGACACGGTGAGCGACGTGGTCCGCGAACAGGTCGGCTCGATCGCCGAAGGTGGCGACGACGAGGGCGAGGTCGTAGTGGCCGTCGGCGGGACCGACGATGGGCCGCCGTTCGCGGTCGTCGGCGCGACTGGATCCCGTTCCGCCGCGGCCGTCCTCGACGACCTCACCGACGAGTTCGGCGGCGGTGGCGGCGGGTCGGAGACGATCGCCCAGGGTGGCGGATTCGACGCGACCCCCGACGAACTGCTCGACGCGTTCGAGTAG
- a CDS encoding carbohydrate ABC transporter permease yields the protein MTSLPSLRPHSWVERDLPFGSRDVGLFLVLPGLILFSMFMIYPIAFLVYLSMTDATHAGTVIGGNSAFVGLENYAELFADSQFWTSMGTTWIFLAVSLVFKVVVGIGIAMILTHARVVGKRFMRALVIVPMGFPPIFTIAVWRGMFSGARFGPFNEFLAVYNRFVSAFGAPELLLADVPIGWLSGRWSAFAAYVTTEVWLAYPFMVIIIVSALQDVSAELHDAAKVDGAGFFNRFLHVTLPSIKGPVMFASILTAATSFQQFLIPWVFNQGGPARQNELILVYGFREAIQLNQYAFASAIMVTAIAFIGVFMWIAVKKGGLAEGVN from the coding sequence ATGACCTCGCTACCGTCTCTCCGACCCCACTCGTGGGTCGAACGCGACTTGCCGTTCGGCTCACGAGACGTCGGTCTGTTCCTCGTCCTGCCCGGGTTGATCCTGTTCTCGATGTTCATGATCTACCCCATCGCCTTCCTGGTCTACCTGTCGATGACCGACGCCACCCACGCGGGGACCGTCATCGGCGGTAACTCGGCGTTCGTCGGACTCGAGAACTACGCCGAACTCTTCGCCGACAGCCAGTTCTGGACGTCGATGGGGACCACCTGGATCTTCCTCGCAGTGAGTCTGGTGTTCAAGGTCGTCGTCGGAATCGGGATCGCAATGATCCTCACGCACGCCCGCGTCGTCGGCAAACGCTTCATGCGGGCGCTCGTGATCGTCCCGATGGGATTCCCGCCCATCTTCACCATCGCCGTCTGGCGAGGGATGTTCAGCGGCGCCCGGTTCGGCCCGTTCAACGAGTTCCTCGCCGTCTACAACCGCTTCGTTAGCGCCTTCGGTGCCCCGGAACTGTTGCTCGCCGACGTCCCGATCGGGTGGCTCAGCGGCCGCTGGAGCGCGTTCGCGGCGTACGTGACCACGGAAGTGTGGCTCGCGTACCCGTTCATGGTGATCATCATCGTGAGTGCACTCCAGGACGTCTCCGCCGAGTTGCACGACGCCGCGAAGGTCGACGGAGCCGGTTTCTTCAACCGGTTTTTGCACGTGACGTTGCCCTCTATCAAGGGCCCGGTCATGTTCGCGTCGATCCTGACCGCGGCCACGTCGTTCCAGCAGTTCCTGATCCCGTGGGTGTTCAACCAGGGCGGCCCGGCGCGCCAGAACGAACTGATCCTGGTCTACGGGTTCCGTGAGGCGATCCAGCTCAACCAGTACGCGTTCGCGTCGGCAATCATGGTCACAGCAATCGCGTTCATCGGCGTGTTCATGTGGATCGCAGTGAAGAAAGGCGGCCTCGCGGAGGGGGTGAACTGA